A stretch of Oryza brachyantha chromosome 4, ObraRS2, whole genome shotgun sequence DNA encodes these proteins:
- the LOC121054146 gene encoding uncharacterized protein LOC121054146 gives MTDPQAGDEELNFDMNEAENFIIEDMSHERMDEDVCTDNEDFDCGFDLEDILRHVEPKVLTDRSQGLENWQALKKAAKDLLYEETKGCDKDFTVLRSVLELLRLKAKHGWSDTSFNDLMNSCLQESLHSISQRICILGKLPNVWHKSDRMKRLYSNPTCVELMRWHQESRKTDGIDIDVFLEPLMEDMEELWKYGLRLWDEFKQEHFTLRAIIFVTINDLPGKFSLSRQIKGKTGCLICLDKTSYKYLTSSMKTVYMRHRRFLPQKHKYRKMERLFDNIVENDTALETRSGTYVYEITKKIKVVYGKGKKKTVKRKRDDGDKDTTLPFKKHSIFFRYLDYWKDLEIRHAIDVMNLEKNVFDSTIGTLLDIRSKTNDGLKSCNDLADLDIRHDLHPLMLPNGKINIPPACYSLTLEEKKAFFETVCQVEMYFPPSYLDIMEHLIVHIVPQIIELGPLYIHQMWAYEHYMSILKGYVRNRAHPEGSMIEGYTTEEAVECCMDYVKDANAIGIPTNRHEGRLSGRGTVDRKQFFDNDYQKRLVCGPSSIVNSWKGYDINGFTLYTSTKDMKSTTQNIGVRVEAIDTNGEKKSYYGTIQEIWELDYGLNIQIPVLCCQWFKDTTGVSVDDYGLTIVDDSKTGHKDDPWVLAEHVAQVFYVKDPSNERKTIVVSGKQQIVGIDNIEDPNDYNQFDDVPLFTAIPMRIKKVEKTIYEANMSHVRSDGAAKIIKS, from the exons ATGACTGATCCCCAAGCTGGTGATGAAGAGTTAAATTTCGATATGAATGAGGCAGAGAATTTCATAATCGAAGATATGTCTCATGAAAGAATGGATGAAGATGTTTGCACTGATAATGAAGATTTCGATTGTGGTTTTGATTTAGAGGATATTCTACGCCATGTTGAACCAAAGGTGCTAACGGATAGATCACAAGGGTTGGAGAATTGGCAGGCATTGAAGAAGGCAGCGAAAGATCTTCTCTATGAGGAAACGAAGGGATGTGATAAGGATTTCACAGTGTTGCGTTCAGTGCTTGAGCTTCTGAGATTGAAAGCTAAACATGGGTGGTCCGACACAAGTTTTAATGATCTGATGA ATTCATGCTTGCAAGAATCATTGCATTCTATATCGCAAAGAATATGCATACTTGGAAAGTTGCCCAACGTGTGGCACAAGTCG GATCGCATGAAGCGTTTGTACTCCAACCCAACTTGTGTTGAGTTGATGAGATGGCATCAAGAGAGCCGGAAGACAGATG GAATTGACATAGATGTTTTTCTTGAGCCTCTGATGGAGGACATGGAGGAGCTTTGGAAATATGGGCTACGACTGTGGGATGAGTTCAAGCAGGAGCACTTTACTCTACGTGCGATCATATTCGTTACCATCAATGATCTACctggaaaattttcattatcTAGGCAGATTAAAGGAAAGACTGGATGTCTCATATGTTTGGATAAAACTTCGTACAAATACCTTACGTCGTCTATGAAGACAGTGTATATGCGACATCGACGGTTCCTGCCACAAAAACACAAGTACCGTAAGATGGAAAGATTGTTCGATAATATAGTGGAGAACGACACTGCTCTCGAAACACGAAGTGGTACATACGTGTATGAGATAACAAAGAAGATTAAGGTTGTATATGGcaaaggaaagaagaagacggttaagagaaagagagatgaTGGTGACAAAGATACTACGTTGCCATTCAAGAAGCACTCAATTTTCTTCAGATACTTAGATTACTGGAAGGACCTAGAGATTCGTCATGCAATTGATGTTATGAACCTTGAGAAGAATGTGTTTGACAGCACCATTGGCACCTTGCTAGACATCCGAAGCAAGACGAACGATGGACTGAAGTCATGTAACGACCTTGCAGATTTGGACATAAGGCATGACCTTCACCCACTAATGCTACCAAATGGAAAGATTAATATTCCTCCTGCTTGTTACTCCTTGACACTGGAAGAGAAAAAAGCATTCT TCGAGACTGTCTGCCAGGTTGAGATGTATTTCCCACcatcatatttagatataatggAGCATTTGATCGTTCACATCGTTCCTCAGATTATTGAACTTGGTCCCTTATACATACATCAGATGTGGGCATACGAGCATTACATGTCAATCCTCAAAGGCTATGTACGCAATCGCGCTCACCCTGAAGGATCAATGATAGAGGGATACACAACTGAAGAGGCAGTTGAATGTTGTATGGATTATGTTAAGGATGCTAATGCCATTGGGATTCCTACAAATCGACATGAAGGGAGATTGTCTGGAAGGGGTACTGTTGATAGGAAGCAATTCTTCGATAATGATTACCAAAAG AGATTGGTATGTGGGCCTTCGAGTATTGTCAACTCATGGAAAGGTTATGACATCAATGGATTTACCCTGTATACGAGTACGAAGGACATGAAAAGCACAACACAAAACATTGGGGTTCGTGTCGAAGCGATTGACACGAATGGTGAGAAGAAGTCGTATTACGGGACCATACAGGAAATATGGGAACTCGACTATGGCCTGAACATCCAGATCCCCGTGCTCTGTTGTCAATGGTTTAAGGACACAACAGGGGTTTCCGTTGATGACTATGGACTAACGATAGTTGATGACAGTAAAACTGGTCATAAGGATGATCCATGGGTTTTAGCAGAGCATGTGGCTCAAGTTTTTTATGTGAAAGACCCTTCgaatgaaagaaaaactatTGTCGTATCCGGAAAACAACAGATTGTCGGCATCGACAATATTGAAGACcctaatgattacaaccagtTCGACGATGTACCATTGTTTACCGCTATTCCTATGCGAATTAAGAAGGTTGAGAAAACAATCTATGAAGCGAATATGTCGCACGTTCGATCAGATGGTGCTGCCAAGATAATTAAGTCATag
- the LOC102702186 gene encoding subtilisin-like protease SBT3.5, with protein sequence MAGAYDNGGSHCRLIIVFFLVLLLPLQISFVVCQQSAAKKLYVVYLGEKQHDDPERTTASHHDMLTAILGSEEEAHDSMIYSYRHGFSGFSAMLTESQAYDIAELPEVRSIKLSVVHPMHTTRSQEFIGLDYTKPNGLLHDANYGEGVIIGVIDSGIWPESSSFRDHGLGPVPSKWKGICQAGEKFSSNQCNRKIIGARWYVNHLTPKDFEGEYKSARCANGHGTHVASTAAGALVPNVSFHGLAAGYARGVAPYARIAVYKACWKALGCDDTAVLQAIDDAIHDGVDVLSLSIGLADFEFYGSLHAVQSGITVVFSAGNTGPAPRTVANASPWTISVASTTIDRTFPTVITFANSSSDIVGQSLFYETAGEDNWYEIYSTSCFNGTSININATLASGRIVFCYSPSLVSLVPPGTYLPSIARAAKKFGAKGIIYSTYSLDNLVIIQELCGSIPCVLVDFDAFHVLENALENTTPVLARFTPTRTWIGGEVLAPRISTFSSRGPSPLLPQFLKPDVAAPGSDILAAVQDSYKFKSGTSMACPHVSGVAALLKALHPEWSPAIIKSAIVTTASNDRNGFPILADGLPRKIADPFDFGGGFIDPNRAMDPGLAYDVDPKDYTSYFDCFSASNSSCESESRNLNLPSIAIPNLKASTTVLRTVTNVGQPDAVYKAIVQSPPGMQISVEPAILKFCQGKNKQSFKITFTLSHKVQGGYLFGSLAWYDGGVHHVRIPIAVRPVVSDNYADL encoded by the exons ATGGCTGGTGCTTATGATAATGGAGGTAGCCATTGCCGACTAAtcatcgtcttcttcctcgtgcTCCTTCTTCCATTGCAAATATCCTTCGTGGTCTGTCAGCAGAGCGCAGCTAAAAAG CTCTACGTGGTGTACCTAGGTGAAAAGCAGCACGATGATCCAGAACGAACTACAGCTTCGCACCATGACATGCTCACTGCTATCCTTGGAAG CGAAGAAGAAGCCCACGATTCGATGATCTACAGCTACAGGCATGGCTTTTCTGGGTTTTCTGCCATGCTTACTGAATCTCAAGCGTACGACATTGCAG AGCTACCTGAGGTACGCAGCATAAAACTCAGCGTTGTTCACCCAATGCATACAACTCGTAGCCAGGAATTTATTGGATTGGACTACACCAAACCAAATGGTCTACTTCATGATGCAAACTATGGAGAAGGGGTCATCATTGGAGTAATCGACTcag GTATCTGGCCGGAGTCCTCAAGCTTCCGTGATCATGGGCTAGGTCCTGTGCCTTCCAAATGGAAAGGCATTTGTCAAGCTGGAGAAAAATTCAGTTCTAACCAGTGCAACAGAAAGATCATTGGAGCTCGATGGTATGTCAATCATCTGACACCAAAGGATTTTGAGGGCGAGTACAAGTCAGCTAGATGTGCAAACGGCCATGGAACACATGTGGCGTCCACTGCAGCTGGTGCCCTGGTGCCAAACGTTAGCTTCCATGGGCTTGCTGCCGGTTATGCAAGGGGTGTGGCACCATATGCACGGATTGCCGTATACAAGGCCTGCTGGAAAGCATTGGGTTGCGACGATACGGCTGTGCTGCAAGCTATTGATGATGCCATACATGATGGCGTTGATGTGCTGTCCCTGTCCATTGGTCTGGCCGATTTTGAGTTCTATGGCAGTCTCCACGCTGTGCAGAGCGGCATAACTGTCGTCTTCTCCGCAGGGAACACGGGCCCTGCTCCTAGGACCGTTGCGAATGCATCCCCCTGGACCATATCAGTTGCATCAACCACAATAGACCGCACTTTTCCCACTGTTATCACCTTTGCCAACAGCTCCAGTGATATTGTG GGTCAATCATTGTTCTATGAAACTGCCGGTGAAGACAACTGGTATGAGATCTATAGCACCAG TTGCTTCAATGGCACTTCCATCAATATTAATGCAACCCTTGCTTCAGGGAGGATTGTGTTCTGCTATTCGCCTAGCCTTGTGTCCCTAGTTCCCCCGGGCACCTACTTGCCATCTATTGCTCGCGCAGCGAAGAAATTTGGAGCGAAGGGGATCATATATTCCACATATTCTCTTGATAATTTGGTCATCATACAAGAGTTATGTGGTAGCATTCCGTGTGTTTTGGTGGACTTTGATGCATTCCATGTATTGGAAAATGCTCTTGAAAACACAACACCAGTATTGGCTAGATTTACTCCTACTCGTACATGGATTGGAGGTGAAGTGCTTGCTCCAAGAATCTCAACGTTCTCCTCTAGAGGACCTAGCCCACTTTTGCCACAATTCCTCAAG CCTGATGTTGCAGCACCTGGATCTGATATCCTAGCCGCTGTCCAAGATTCATACAAGTTCAAGTCAGGAACTTCAATGGCATGCCCACATGTGTCTGGTGTAGCCGCACTACTCAAAGCATTGCATCCAGAATGGTCTCCAGCTATTATCAAATCAGCAATAGTGACGACAG CAAGCAATGACAGAAATGGTTTTCCAATATTGGCTGATGGCCTGCCTCGAAAGATAGCAGATCCATTCGACTTTGGTGGTGGCTTCATTGATCCAAACAGAGCAATGGATCCCGGCCTAGCATACGATGTTGACCCAAAAGACTACACCTCATACTTTGATTGTTTTTCTGCTTCAAATTCAAGCTGTGAATCTGAATCTAGAAATTTGAACCTTCCATCAATTGCGATACCGAATCTAAAAGCATCAACAACTGTGCTAAGGACAGTGACAAATGTAGGCCAACCTGATGCCGTTTACAAAGCTATTGTGCAATCTCCTCCTGGCATGCAGATATCAGTTGAGCCGGCCATTCTAAAATTCTGCCAAGGAAAGAACAAGCAGAGCTTCAAGATCACCTTCACCTTGTCCCACAAGGTTCAAGGGGGCTACCTGTTTGGGAGCCTAGCATGGTATGATGGTGGTGTTCACCATGTCAGGATCCCAATTGCGGTTCGACCAGTGGTATCTGATAATTATGCAGATCTTTAA